From a single Nicotiana tomentosiformis chromosome 2, ASM39032v3, whole genome shotgun sequence genomic region:
- the LOC104087407 gene encoding uncharacterized protein: MACLDMYNQNSSAMSPRISFSNDFVDSTTISHSSQLHQMMKKESSRSYRDAPVSSDFEFNVSNYSMMSADELFFKGRLLPFKESVHSQKTTLRDELLNGDEDDAFSLRPPKSCTRWKGFLGLKKSHIASKKIDNNNQGSVEKRSNVVGSEELFLGNKNSQEPYNGGSSCRDVEFRFN, from the exons ATGGCATGCTTAGACATGTACAACCAAAACTCATCAGCTATGAGTCCTCGAATCTCCTTCTCTAATGACTTTGTCGATTCTACTACTATTTCTCATTCTTCTCAACTTCACCAAATGATGAAGAAGGAAAGCAGCAGGAGTTATAGGGATGCTCCAGTTTCCTCTGACTTTGAATTTAACGTCAGTAATTACTCAATGATGAGTGCTGACGAGCTTTTCTTTAAGGGTAGATTGTTGCCCTTCAAAGAAAGCGTCCATTCTCAGAAAACAACTCTGCGAGATGAACTTCTCAATGGGGATGAAGATGATGCTTTTTCGTTGAGGCCACCCAAAAGTTGTACTAGGTGGAAGGGATTTTTAGGTCTTAAAAAGTCTCACATTGCTTCCAAGAAAATTGATAACAACAACCAAGGATCTGTAGAAAAGAGGTCCAACGTCGTAGGATCTGAGGAGTTGTTTCTTGGCAACAAGAATTCACAG GAACCATACAATGGCGGATCCAGCTGTAGAGATGTGGAGTTTCGTTTTAATTAA